One Stenotrophomonas maltophilia R551-3 genomic window, GGTGCTGGTTGAGGTGGCGCACGGTCTCCGAGGTATAGCTCAGGGTCGAGCCACCGGCACCGAAGGTGCACGACACGTACTCGGGACCGTAGTCCTTCAGCTTGGCGGCGGCGCGGTCCAGCTGGCTGCGCTGTTCGTCGGTCTTGGGCGGATAGAACTCGAAGCTGATGGCGGTCATGGCACGGGCGGCAGCGGCGGGTGCGGATCAGTATATCGCTTCATCAAGATGGATGTGCATTGGATGTGTGAGGGCAGGCCGTCCGTCACTGGCGACCGTTCGCCCCGGCGCCCGGCCGTTGCTCCGGAATCGCAACCGGGCTGCTGCCGCTGGGGCCACGCTGACCCCAGACCCGGCAATACCCACCCGATGAAGGAGCAGACGATGAAGATCTTCCTGGCACTCTGGTACGCGATGAAGGCCCTGGCCCGGCTGGTGATGATCGGCATGGCGATGGCCGTGCTGGGTTCCGGTCCGGCCCATGCGGCCACTGCCATCACAGCCGGCAAGGTGCAGGTCGAGGTGGTCGGCAAGGGCCGCCCGCTGCTGATGATCCCCGGCCTCAACAGCAGCGCCGAGGTCTGGCGCGAGACCTGCCTGGCCCTGAAGGATGTGCAGTGCCACCTGGTGCAGCTGCCGGGCTTTGCAGGCGCGGCAGCTGCCGATCCGCGCCCGGTCGAATTCCTGCCGGCGATGCGCGGGCAGCTGCTGGCCTACCTGCATGACCAGCACCTGGGGCCGGTGGTTGTGGTCGGCCACAGCCTCGGTGGCCTGCTGGGCCTGCAGATGGCGCAAGCTGAGCCGAAGGCGGTCAGTGCTCTGGTGGTGGTCGATGCGTTGCCGTTCCTGCCGGCCGCGCGTGACCCGAACGCCTCGGCTGACAGCGTGCGGCCGATGGCCGGCCAGCTGCGCAAGGGCATGCTGGCTGCTGACGCCGCGCAATGGCAGGCGCAGTTGAAGGCGGGCCTGCCGGGGATGACCCGCGATCCGCAGCGCCAGGCCGAACTAGGCCGCTGGGGCGAAGGCAGCGACCGCCAGACCACGGCTGATGCCATGCATGCGGTGATGACCACCGACCTGCGCGACAGCATCGCCTCGATCAGCGCGCCGACACTGGTCCTGGGCAGCTGGGCCGGCTATCAGCCGATGGGCGCTACCGAGGACAGCACCCGGGCGGTGTTCCAGACCCAGTACGCGAAGCTGCACGGCGTGCAGATCGCGATGAGTGCGCAGGGCTTCCACTTCCTGATGTGGGATGATCCGCGCTGGTTGCAGGAGCAGGTGCAGCGTTTCCTCGCCGCACATCCCTGACCGTTGTCCGCCCTCCTGCCACCGCCGAGAGCCCGCATGGACGCCACCACCTCATCCCATCGTTTCTGGACACTCAACGCATTGGCGTGGGCCGGCTATGCGATGTACAGCCTTTGGGTCGGGATGCGGATCGGGGGCGGCGTACTGTTCAGCGGCGTGGCCTTGATCAGCGTCAGCATCGCGGTCTCGCTCTGGCTGTGCAGCGGTGCATTGCGTTCGGTCGCGCTGCGCCAGCGCTGGTGGGACGGCGGGCTGGGCCTGCTGGTGTTGAAGCTGGCTGCCGGCGTGATGATCGGCGCCAGCGTTGCACAGGCGGTGACGGCTGCACTTCTGCTGCCGTCGCTGGCACTGGACTGGGTGCGGTTGCCCGGAGGGCACGCCGACTACCAATGGTCCTCGCTGCTGGTGTACTGGATGAACACCGCGCTGTTCCTGCTGATGTGGACCGGCCTGTGGGCAGGCTTGCATGGCCTGCGCCGCGCACGCCACAGTGAGCTGGCCCGCCTGCGTGCCGAAGCCGAGCGCAGTGCGCTGGAACGCGATGCGCTGCGCGCACGGCTCAATCCGCACTTCATGTTCAACGCGTTGAACAACCTGCGTGCCTTGATCCTGGAAGATCCCGAGCGCGCACGCGACATGGTCACCCGCTTGTCGCGCACGCTGCGCCAGGCGCTGGCACACAACCGCAGCGAGCAGGTGACTCTGGCCGAGGAACTGGCAGTGGTCGACGACTATCTCGCCATCGAGGCGATCCACTTCGAACAGCGCCTGCAGGTGCAGCAGCACATCGATGCCGATGCCACCCAGGCACAGTTGCCGGCGATGGCGTTGCAGCTGCTGGTGGAGAACGCGATCAAGCACGGCATCGCCAGTCGCCCGGGTGGTGGTGACGTGCAGATCCGTGCCACGCTGGACAATGATGTGCTGCGCCTGCAGGTGGACAACCCACTGGGCAGCGTCAGCGAGCCCACGCATGGCCATGGCGTCGGCCTGGCCTATCTGCGTGCGCAGCTCGGTTCGCGTGGTCGTTTCATCCTGCAGCCGGTCGGTGACCGCATGCAGGCCCTGCTGGAGATTCCGCAATGAGTGGTGCGCTGCGCGTACTGATTGTCGATGACGCGCGGCTGGCGCGGCAGGAGCTGCGCACGCTGTTGTCGGCGCTGCCGTGGGTGCAGTGCGTGGGCGAAGCCGACGATGTGCCTGCCGCACGCGATGCGATCGCCACGCTGGCACCGGATCTGGTGCTGCTGGACGTGCAGATGCCCTCGGGCAGCGGCTTCGATGTGCTGGATGGTCTGGAGACGGTACCCGCCGTGGTGTTCGTCACCGCCTATGACACCTACGCAGTGCGCGCGTTCCAGGCCAATGCGCTGGATTACCTGGTGAAGCCGGTGGAAGCGCCGCGGCTGCTGGAGGCGCTGCAGCGGGCGCGTGAGCGGGAGGTCGTGGCGGCAGAAGTGCCGGAATCGCGCGGCACGCTGGGCGCGCAGGACCAGGTGTTCGTGCGCGAGGGTGAGCGCTGCTGGTTCGTGGCGGTCTCCGAGATCCGCCGGCTGGTGGTGGATGGCAACTACACGCGGTTGTGGTTCCGCGACCAGAACGCGCTGCTGACCCGCAGCCTGAGTGCGCTGGAAGCACGCCTGCCCACGGAGCTGTTCTTCCGTGCCAACCGCAACACGCTGGTCAACCTGCGGCGCATCCGTGGTGTGACGCCCAGCATCGGCGACGGCTACGACCTGGCACTGGATGACGGCAGCGAGGTGGAGGTTTCGCGGCGGCAGGCGCGTGAATTGCGCGAGCGGATGGCGTTGTAGCTGCCGCTACAGCTCGGCGCTGACCGGGCTGGTGATGAAGCCCCATAGCAGGCGCGCCATCACCGCCGGTGAACGTGCCTGCGCGCGGGCGTAGGCGAGCAGTGCATCCAGCCGCGGGCGGTTGTAGAGGTGCCCGGCCAGAAGCACCGCGTGCACACGACGGGTATTGGTGGTGTCCTGCAGCGGGTTGCCATCGAGCAATACCAGGTCGGCGGCTTTGCCGACCTCGACACTGCCATGCGATGCCTGCAGCTCCAGATGACGCGCCGCGTGCAGCGTTGCCGCGCGCAGCACGTCGGCCTGGCTCAAGCCGGCCTGCCGCAGCCACCGCAGTTCATCGTGGTAGCGGAAGCCGCCCAGCCCGGTATCGGTGCCGACCAGCACACTGACGCCGGCACGGTGCGCGGCACCGGTCAGGACCAGTCCATGCGCGAAGTACACCTTCAACGCGTCTTCGCCGCGCAGGCCAGGATAGCGTTCGGTGGTGGCCATCAGATCATCGCGCCATGCCCAGCGCGAAAGTGGATCGAGATAGGCCAGGCGTGGATCGTTGATGAAGGCGGGGTCGCGCGCACGCGCATCCTCTTCGCGGGTGACATGGGTGGGTACGAACGCGGCGCCGCTGGCCTGCATCAAGCCGAACGCCTCATTGCACACGGAAGGCTGGTAGCCGCCGACCATGCGTTCGGCCAGTGCGGTCGGGTCTTCGCCATCCAGCGTACCGCCGCGCCACGCGGCGGCGTTGTCGAAGCAATGACGCACGAACAGATGGGCGTGTTCGAAGCTGCGTTGGCCTGCCTGCACCGCGTCTTCCAGAGGCACGGCCCTGGGCAGGTGGCCGACCAGCGGACGGCGTAGCTGCTGCGCCTCGGTGGCCAGCCGCTGGTAGGTATCCGCACGCAGCCGGTTGTAGACCTTCAACGCGTCGACGCCGCGCGCGCTGTACGTGCGCGCACGCTGTGCCGCGGTGTCCGGCGCCAACGCTGGATCTTCGAAATAGAAGCTGGCGATCTGCACGAAGCGCGGTGCGACCTGCTGGCCGGCAACGGCCTGTGAGGTCCAGCGGCGCTTGTCGGCCACGCAGGCGATCAGCGGATCGGTAGCCTGCGGGCAGTCCATCATGTCGCGGGTACCGGTGATGCCGTTGGCCAGCATCAGCGGGAACTGCAGCTGCGGCGACAGCTGCAGGGCGTGGGTATGCATGTCCCAGAAGCCGGGCAGCAGCCAGCGGCCGCCGGCATCGAGCACTGGCAATGTGGTGTCCCGTGGCGTTTCGCCAATGGCGGTGATCGTGCCGCTGCGCACTGTCACTGTCGTGGGTTCGCTGACCTGGCCGCGCGCGACGTCCACCACCCGCGCGTTGACGATCACGCGGCTGTTGCCCGGCTCGGGCAACGGCGGTGCACGCAGCGGCCAGAGCAGGGCGGCGGTGAACAGCAATGGCGGCGCCAGCAGGACGACAGCCAGCACCTTCAGTAAGCGTTTCATGGGCCGCATTGCTGACCTCGAAGCTGCGCATGAACACCACCGTCATTGGCCTGTATGTCCAGATGCAGGCCGTGGTGGTCGCAAAGCCGGCGCATGATCTCCAGCCCCAATCCGCTGCCGCTGCTGTCTGCGCGCTTCTGGAAGGGGCGGGGCGTGGGCCAGCTGCCCAGCGACGGTGTGGAGGAAGCGGTGTTGTAGACCTGCAGAACGCCTGTTTCGAACGTGATCGATACCGTGCCCTGCGGCGTGTGCGCGAAGGCGTTGCCGATCAGATTGGCCAGCACCACCTGCAGCGCAGCCTCTGGCGCGCGCAGTGCTGCGCCGCGGGGCACAGAGAGTTGCACGTCCACCGGCCGCGAGGCCAACAGCGGTGACTGCTCGACGATCACTCTCTCAAGTAGCGGAACGAGTCTGACCGGCCCGCAACATGCGTCTGCAGGTTCTTCGCGAGCCAGCGCCAGCAATGCGGTCATGGCTTGCTGCAGCTGCAGCGCCGACAGGCGGATGTGCTGCAGATGCTGTTGCCCGCGTGCGGACAGTCCAGCCTCACCGAGCAACTGGCCGGCCGCGCTGGAGATGACGCTCAACGGCGTACGCAGCTCGTGGCTGGCATCACGGGTGAAGGCATGCTCCCGTTCGATGAACGCGGCAACCCGCTCCGACAAGCCATCCAGCGCGCGCGCAAGTACCCCGATTTCGTCATCGCCGAAACGGTCTGCCAGGTGAGTGCGCTGTCCAGACGGTGGTTGCAGCGCTTCAACCTCATGGACCAGCGCATACAGGGGGCGTGTGGCGCGGCGCGCCAGCCAAAGCCCGAGCAGGATCGCGACCAGGATCATGCCCAGCGCCGTACCGCCCAGCAGCAGCACTACTCTATCGCGGACCGGACGGACCACCAGCTGTTCGCTGACTTCATACACCAGCCACGCGGGAGGCATGGACGGGGAGGCCTGCAATCGCTTGACGTGGTAGTGGCGGCCCTGCTCGCCGCCGAACTCCGAGCGCCAGGGCTCCTCCGCGAACACGGTCCGCAGGTCGGCGGGAAATGTGGCAGGTGAGTCATGCAGCTGGACCGCTGCATCGGCGGGCAGGCCCCAGTGCCCCGTGCGGGCATGGTAGGCACGCTGCGCCTGCGCTTCACGGTCCAGCTGGGCGTTGAAGATGCTGTCCTCCACCGCATACATGAAGACCAGCGAATACACTCCGAAGACCGAGGCAATCAGCAGCGCGAAGACGGTGAACGCCACCACCAGGCGCCGGCGCAGGCGATGGACCGGGCGTGGCCTCATGGTGATGCTTCCAGACGGAAACCGACACCATGTACGGTACGCAGCATCTCGCTGTCGAAGGGTCGATCCAGTACCTGCCGCAACAGGTACAGATGCGAGCGTAGCGGGTCCGACGGTGGCGCTTCATCGCCCCACAAGCGCTGTACCAGTTCACTGCGGGTCACGGTGCACGGCCACGCTTCGGCCAGTTCGAGCAGGATGCGCTGAGCCAGCTGTGGCATCTCCAGCGCAACGCCATCACGCCACGCCTGGCCAGTGCGGCGATCGATGCACAGTGGGCCGATCTGCAACCGATGGGGCTGGTTGAGGCGATGGCGGCGCGCCAGCGCGAGACAGCGCGCCAGCAGCTCGGCATCGTCGAACGGCTTGATGAGGTAGTCATCTGCGCCGGCGGCGAAGCCCTGCAGTTTGTCGACCAGCGCGTCGCGTGCGGTCAGCATCAGCACAGGCACGTGGCGGTCGCAGCCATCGCGCAGGCGACGGCACACAGTGGTCCCATCGATTCCCGGAAGGCCCAGGTCGAGCAGCACGACGTCCGGCGGATTGGCCAGGGCCATCCGCAGGCCGAGCTCGCCGTCGGCGGCGAAATCCACCTGGTGGCCCTGCGCCTGCAGCATGTCGACGATGGCCGAGGCCAAGGGCAGGTTGTCTTCGATCAACAGCAGGCGCAGGCGTTCGGCGTTCATGGTCAAGGCTGCATGCGGGCCAGAAGTGCCTTAGCTTCTTCCAGTGCAGGTTGTTTTTCCAGCACGGCCTGCAGTTGCGTGCGGGCGTGCGTGGCATCGCCCAGACGCCAGTGCGCTTCGGCCATCGCCACGTCGAGGCGCGGTTCGTCCATGTGTGGACGGGCCAACTGCATGATCGCCAACGCATCGGCGATCGCTGCCGGCGTCTGTGCAGCCTGCAGCTGGTAGAAGCCAAGGATGCCGATCAGTTCGACGTGGTAATCCACGGGGTGCCGAGCCAGCTGCTGGACGGCCTGCTCGTCGCGCAGCTTCAGGTGCCGCTCCACCAGCGCCATGCTGCGCTCGTCGCGCCAGGGTTCACGGGCCACCGGTACCTGTCCGCTGGCACGCACGAAGGCCTCGGCCAGCACGGGAGTGGAATAAGGATTCTGTCCGGTTACGAGGCGTCCATCCACCACCACCTTTGGCATCATCAGTGGCGCTTCCTGCCAACGGGCCCCGAGTTCACGCATGCGTGGCTCCAGCTGGAAGGCAAATTCCTTCGCCCAGCGCTTGCCGAACAGTGCCTCCTCCTCCTCGCTGAAACCGGTCATGGAGCGGCCTTCCACCAGTGCGCGACCATTGCCAAGGCGGATGCCTGCCAGCGCCGCCGGACCATGACAGACCGCTGCGACTACGCCGCCTTGTTCCCATATGGTGGCAATCGTGCGCTGCAGCGCGCTGTCAGCCGGCAGATCGAACATGGCGCCCTTGCCGCCGATCACCAGCACGCCGCGATAGTCGCCTGCCCGCAGTTGCGCCGTTGGCAGCGTAGCGGCCAGTGCGCGGACGGCCAGGGGATCAGCCAGAACCGCAGCGTTGAAGGGTTCCGCGGCGTTGTACTTGTCGGCTTCCACGGCGCCGCCGCGTGGGCTGGCCACATCGATTTCGAAGCCGTTGCGCCGAAGTATCAGCCAGGCCTGGGCGAACTCGTCCATCTCGAAGCCTGGTCGGATACGGCCCTGATCGCGACCTTCGCTGCTGACGACCAGCAGCACGCGCGGTGGCTGTGTGGGATCGGCGGTTGAGGCGACCACGGGTCCGTGGAGGATGGCCATCACGCAGGCCAGCAGCAGGGGAGGGAAGCGGTTCATGCTCGGGTTTCCTGGGAATGTGCAGGCACTGTGCCGTGCAGATGTGAAGCAGACTTCAAGTCGCTTGGCCGGTACCCTGAACACTTGTTCCTGCACTGTGCCGCCATGTCCATCGTCCTCACCGATTTCGCCCGCCCCCGCCTGTTTCCACGCGTTCCGCGCGGCAACACCATCCAGGATTGCAGCGCAGAGCAGTTCGAGGCACACCTCAACGCGCACGCCCCGCTGAAGGTGCTCGATGGCTATGCGCCGTTCTGCAAGCTGTTCGTCTACGAGAACTGGACCAGCACGCGCTGCCTGACGGTGCCGGTCAGCGATGCCAACCGCCACCAGCTGCGCAGCGGCTACGAGGCACGCAACCGCGAGGAGCTGCCGGTGCTGGTGCGCTGGTTCGAGGGCGTGGAGTCGCCGCGTGCGAGCTACCTGGTGGTGATCCTGTACAGCGCCGAGCAGCTGGCGAAGGAAGGTTCACCGATCGAGGCTGACTGGGGCATCGTCGGCTGCATCTATACCGCCGAACCGGAAGAGGTGCCGATGGCGCCGATCACGATGATGCGCAATGCGCTGGGTGTGGAAGAGGGCGGTTCCGGCGTGCCGCTGGATCGTGAGGCCTACCGGCGTTCCGTCGAGTTCTGGGAGAACAACGCCAACTGGCGTCCCTGACTCGGATCCCCGTATCGCGGGGGCGCTGACCGGGTCATTCGACCCCACGCGCACGCGCCATGCCCAGCTGATCTATGATCGGGCCAGACCAACGCACGGAGGGCGGAGCATGGCTAGCTGGGCAAGGATGATCCTGATGGTGCTGGCTGGCCTGCTGCCGGCCATCACAGCACCGGCGGCAGCGCCGGTTGCAGAGACGGCCTGTTCGCCTTTGGCGGCGGTTCCGGGGCTGCGCGACAGGGGCGTGACCGCGTTGTCGATGCGGCCCGAGGGCGGTCGTTGCGTGGTCGAGGTGACCGCAGCCGACGGCAAGGCGCTGCTTCGGCAGCAGCAGATGCTGAGTGTATTGGCGCAGCACGCCTGTGCAGCGCCTGCGGAGGTGACTGTGGACGGCGCGCAGATGTCCCTAACGTTGCGCCTGCCGAAGCATTGCGCGGCGCGCGGCGCTCGGGACCTGTTCGCGGGCGAGGGCATCCCGTGGATGCAGCCACGCGGCGTATCGCCGCGCTACCCACCAGAGGCCATGCAACAGGGACTTTCCGGACGCAGCCAGCTGAAGGCGCTGATCGATGCACAAGGAGCCGTTGCCGCGGTGATCGTGGAGACCTCCAGCGGCTACGCGCTGCTGGATGAAGCGGCGGTGGAAGAACTGCGCGGCTGGCGTTTCGTCCGCGCCGACGCGGAGAGCACGGTGCCGGAGTTGACCATCGTGCGCGTGCCGATGCGCTACGAATTGGTGGAGTGATGGCAATCCACGCACGGCGTGAATCTGCGCGCTGCCGCAGTAGCGCCACCCCATGCGTGGCTGCATCCCGTCAGGCGGCCATCCACTCCCACCAAGGGTAGTGATACTCGCGGTCGATGGCCTGCCAGTGCCGGCCACACTGTGCGCAGGCAACCGCGTGGCACTCGCCCCAGCCACCTTCGGCTTCGCCCACCGAAAGCAGCCGCATCTGCCCCTGTTCAAGCAGGCGACGGGGATCGAAGAACGGGTAGCCGGGATTGAGCGCACACAGGCAACCCTCGCGCGCACGCCAGTAGCGCAACCGTTTCAGTGCGGCTTTCAGGTGCGCCTGATTGCTGATCAGCATGCCGCCGAGCGCGATGCCCTGGCAGCGCTGTTCGATCAGGTCCGCGTGCGTGGCCAGTGCTTCCAGCGAGGACGGGCTGAACAGCCATGCGACCGTGCGAGCAGCATCGGTGATGCGCGCGCCGTCGCGCGACAACAGGTCCTGCAGCACTACATCGGCCTGTGCATCCTCAAGCCGGGGCAGTGGTGCGGCAGACCACGGCCAGCGCATCATCGCGCCTTGCCGATGGCAGCGAAGTGGCCGGCGGTCAGGCGCAGCAGGTCGGCCGGCGCCAGTTCCACTTCCAGGCCGCGGCGACCGGCGCTGACATGCAGGCTCGGCAGTACCTGCGCACTGGCATCCAGGAACGTGCGCAGGCGCTTCTTCTGCCCGAGCGGGCTGATGCCACCGACCAGGTAGCCGGTCGCGCGCTGTGCAGAATCAGCGGCGGCCATCTCGCACTTCTTGCAGCCGGCCGCTTCGGCCAGCGCCTTCAGGTCGAGCTGGCCGGCCACCGGCACGATCGCCACCAGCAGTTCGTGGGTTTCAGTGCTGGCCAGCAGGGTCTTGAACACCTGGGCCGGGTCGAGGCCGAGCTTCTCGACGGCTTCGCCCCCATACGATTCGGCGTGGGCGTCGTGCACGTAGCTGCGCACGGTGTGGGCGATCTTCTCGCGCTTGAGCAGGTTGATGGCCGGAGTCATGGGGGAATCGTAGCGTGGCGTGGAGGCGTTGCCTTGACCGAGGCTATTGCCGCCATCCGGTAGCGCCGGGCCATGCCCGGCGGCGTGGAGATCAAATCGCCGGCGCGCTCGCCGTGCATGGCCCGGCGCTACCGGCATATCCAACGCAGAACGGGCGCCCGAAGGCGCCCGTTCTTTCTGCTTCCGTTGCTGGGGTCGTTGCTGGGGTCAGAGCCCTTTCCTTTGGAAAGGGATCCGACCCCGGCACGATCAGTAGCGGTAATGGTCCGGCTTGAACGGGCCTTCCACCGGCACGCCGATGTAGTCGGCCTGTTCCTGGCTCAGGGTGGTCAGCTTCACGCCGATCTTTTCCAGGTGCAGACGCGCCACTTCCTCGTCCAGCTTCTTCGGCAGCAGGTACACCTTGTTCTCGTAGCTGTCCTTGTTGGCCCACAGGTCGATCTGGGCCAGGGTCTGGTTGGCGAACGAGTTGGACATCACGAAGCTCGGGTGGCCGGTGGCGCAGCCCAGGTTGACCAGGCGGCCTTCGGCCAGCAGGAAGATCGCATTGCCGTTCGGGAAGATGTACTTGTCCACCTGCGGCTTGATGTTGACGTGCTGCACGCCCTTGAAGCCCACCAGCGCATCGACCTGGATCTCGTTGTCGAAGTGGCCGATGTTGCAGACGATGGCCTGGTCCTTCATCGCGCTCAGGTGCTCGATGCGGATGATGTCCTTGTTGCCGGTGGTGGTGACGTACAGGTCGGCACGGCCCAGGGTCGATTCGATGGTGTTGACTTCATAGCCTTCCATCGCCGCCTGCAGGGCGCAGATCGGGTCGATCTCGGTGACGATCACGCGCGCGCCGTAGGCACGCAGCGACGCGGCGCAGCCCTTGCCGACGTCACCGTAGCCGCAGACCACGGCCACCTTGCCGGCCAGCATCACGTCCATCGCGCGCTTCAGGCCGTCGGCCAGCGACTCGCGGCAGCCGTACAGGTTGTCGAACTTGCTCTTGGTGACCGAGTCGTTGACGTTGATCGCCGGGATCAGCAGGATGCCGGCCTGGGCCAGCTGGTACAGGCGGTGCACGCCGGTGGTGGTCTCTTCGGAGACGCCCTTCCAGTCCTTGACCACGCGGCCCCAGTAACCCGGGCGCTCGGTGGCGACGCGCTTGAGCAGGTTCTTGATGACCTGCTCTTCGTGCGATGCAGCCGGCTCGTTGACCCAGGTGCTGCCGTTTTCCAGTTCGTAGCCCTTGTGGATCAGCAGTGTGACGTCACCGCCGTCATCGACCACCAGCTCCGGACCGGTCAGGGTGCCGTCGGCCAAGGTGAAGGTCAGCGCGTCCAGGGTGCAGTCCCAGTACTCTTCCAGCGACTCGCCCTTCCAGGCGAACACCGGGGTGCCGGTAGCAGCGATGGCGGCAGCAGCGTGGTCCTGGGTGGAGAAGATGTTGCACGAGGCCCAGCGCACGTCGGCGCCGATGTCCTTCAGGGTCTCGATCAGCACCGCGGTCTGGATGGTCATGTGCAGCGAACCGGTCACGCGCACGCCCTTCAGCGGCAGGCTGGCGGCGTGCTTGCGGCGGATCGACATCAGGCCCGGCATCTCGTGCTCGGCGATGTCCAGTTCCTTGCGGCCCCAGTCGGCCAGGGTGATGTCGCGGATCTTGTAATCGCCTTCGGTGGAGAAGGTCTTGGCAACAGCATTCATGCAATAGCTCCGGTTGTGGACGAGCGGATGCTCGCTTCTGGCCGGGCGCCGTTGTTGCAGTACCACCTGGCCGAGCCTGGCCGGCCTCAAGGGATCCGGTCGCAGCGCCCCTCGGCAGGGGAGGACGGCCATTATATCGCGCCTCCGGTGTGACACGCCGATGACCCAACCATCGGCAGGTGGGCCGGCAGGCATGGCCTGTTAAGGTCGTTGTTTTCACGCATCACACAGGTGGAACGATGAGCATGCACCCGCGCCGCAACCGGCGCTTGACCGGCCTGGTCCTG contains:
- a CDS encoding alpha/beta fold hydrolase, with translation MKIFLALWYAMKALARLVMIGMAMAVLGSGPAHAATAITAGKVQVEVVGKGRPLLMIPGLNSSAEVWRETCLALKDVQCHLVQLPGFAGAAAADPRPVEFLPAMRGQLLAYLHDQHLGPVVVVGHSLGGLLGLQMAQAEPKAVSALVVVDALPFLPAARDPNASADSVRPMAGQLRKGMLAADAAQWQAQLKAGLPGMTRDPQRQAELGRWGEGSDRQTTADAMHAVMTTDLRDSIASISAPTLVLGSWAGYQPMGATEDSTRAVFQTQYAKLHGVQIAMSAQGFHFLMWDDPRWLQEQVQRFLAAHP
- a CDS encoding sensor histidine kinase; amino-acid sequence: MDATTSSHRFWTLNALAWAGYAMYSLWVGMRIGGGVLFSGVALISVSIAVSLWLCSGALRSVALRQRWWDGGLGLLVLKLAAGVMIGASVAQAVTAALLLPSLALDWVRLPGGHADYQWSSLLVYWMNTALFLLMWTGLWAGLHGLRRARHSELARLRAEAERSALERDALRARLNPHFMFNALNNLRALILEDPERARDMVTRLSRTLRQALAHNRSEQVTLAEELAVVDDYLAIEAIHFEQRLQVQQHIDADATQAQLPAMALQLLVENAIKHGIASRPGGGDVQIRATLDNDVLRLQVDNPLGSVSEPTHGHGVGLAYLRAQLGSRGRFILQPVGDRMQALLEIPQ
- a CDS encoding LytR/AlgR family response regulator transcription factor; protein product: MSGALRVLIVDDARLARQELRTLLSALPWVQCVGEADDVPAARDAIATLAPDLVLLDVQMPSGSGFDVLDGLETVPAVVFVTAYDTYAVRAFQANALDYLVKPVEAPRLLEALQRAREREVVAAEVPESRGTLGAQDQVFVREGERCWFVAVSEIRRLVVDGNYTRLWFRDQNALLTRSLSALEARLPTELFFRANRNTLVNLRRIRGVTPSIGDGYDLALDDGSEVEVSRRQARELRERMAL
- a CDS encoding amidohydrolase family protein, whose protein sequence is MRPMKRLLKVLAVVLLAPPLLFTAALLWPLRAPPLPEPGNSRVIVNARVVDVARGQVSEPTTVTVRSGTITAIGETPRDTTLPVLDAGGRWLLPGFWDMHTHALQLSPQLQFPLMLANGITGTRDMMDCPQATDPLIACVADKRRWTSQAVAGQQVAPRFVQIASFYFEDPALAPDTAAQRARTYSARGVDALKVYNRLRADTYQRLATEAQQLRRPLVGHLPRAVPLEDAVQAGQRSFEHAHLFVRHCFDNAAAWRGGTLDGEDPTALAERMVGGYQPSVCNEAFGLMQASGAAFVPTHVTREEDARARDPAFINDPRLAYLDPLSRWAWRDDLMATTERYPGLRGEDALKVYFAHGLVLTGAAHRAGVSVLVGTDTGLGGFRYHDELRWLRQAGLSQADVLRAATLHAARHLELQASHGSVEVGKAADLVLLDGNPLQDTTNTRRVHAVLLAGHLYNRPRLDALLAYARAQARSPAVMARLLWGFITSPVSAEL
- a CDS encoding sensor histidine kinase, which translates into the protein MRPRPVHRLRRRLVVAFTVFALLIASVFGVYSLVFMYAVEDSIFNAQLDREAQAQRAYHARTGHWGLPADAAVQLHDSPATFPADLRTVFAEEPWRSEFGGEQGRHYHVKRLQASPSMPPAWLVYEVSEQLVVRPVRDRVVLLLGGTALGMILVAILLGLWLARRATRPLYALVHEVEALQPPSGQRTHLADRFGDDEIGVLARALDGLSERVAAFIEREHAFTRDASHELRTPLSVISSAAGQLLGEAGLSARGQQHLQHIRLSALQLQQAMTALLALAREEPADACCGPVRLVPLLERVIVEQSPLLASRPVDVQLSVPRGAALRAPEAALQVVLANLIGNAFAHTPQGTVSITFETGVLQVYNTASSTPSLGSWPTPRPFQKRADSSGSGLGLEIMRRLCDHHGLHLDIQANDGGVHAQLRGQQCGP
- a CDS encoding response regulator transcription factor, yielding MNAERLRLLLIEDNLPLASAIVDMLQAQGHQVDFAADGELGLRMALANPPDVVLLDLGLPGIDGTTVCRRLRDGCDRHVPVLMLTARDALVDKLQGFAAGADDYLIKPFDDAELLARCLALARRHRLNQPHRLQIGPLCIDRRTGQAWRDGVALEMPQLAQRILLELAEAWPCTVTRSELVQRLWGDEAPPSDPLRSHLYLLRQVLDRPFDSEMLRTVHGVGFRLEASP
- a CDS encoding type 1 glutamine amidotransferase domain-containing protein; translation: MNRFPPLLLACVMAILHGPVVASTADPTQPPRVLLVVSSEGRDQGRIRPGFEMDEFAQAWLILRRNGFEIDVASPRGGAVEADKYNAAEPFNAAVLADPLAVRALAATLPTAQLRAGDYRGVLVIGGKGAMFDLPADSALQRTIATIWEQGGVVAAVCHGPAALAGIRLGNGRALVEGRSMTGFSEEEEALFGKRWAKEFAFQLEPRMRELGARWQEAPLMMPKVVVDGRLVTGQNPYSTPVLAEAFVRASGQVPVAREPWRDERSMALVERHLKLRDEQAVQQLARHPVDYHVELIGILGFYQLQAAQTPAAIADALAIMQLARPHMDEPRLDVAMAEAHWRLGDATHARTQLQAVLEKQPALEEAKALLARMQP
- a CDS encoding DUF3228 family protein codes for the protein MSIVLTDFARPRLFPRVPRGNTIQDCSAEQFEAHLNAHAPLKVLDGYAPFCKLFVYENWTSTRCLTVPVSDANRHQLRSGYEARNREELPVLVRWFEGVESPRASYLVVILYSAEQLAKEGSPIEADWGIVGCIYTAEPEEVPMAPITMMRNALGVEEGGSGVPLDREAYRRSVEFWENNANWRP
- a CDS encoding energy transducer TonB encodes the protein MILMVLAGLLPAITAPAAAPVAETACSPLAAVPGLRDRGVTALSMRPEGGRCVVEVTAADGKALLRQQQMLSVLAQHACAAPAEVTVDGAQMSLTLRLPKHCAARGARDLFAGEGIPWMQPRGVSPRYPPEAMQQGLSGRSQLKALIDAQGAVAAVIVETSSGYALLDEAAVEELRGWRFVRADAESTVPELTIVRVPMRYELVE
- the ybaK gene encoding Cys-tRNA(Pro) deacylase; translated protein: MTPAINLLKREKIAHTVRSYVHDAHAESYGGEAVEKLGLDPAQVFKTLLASTETHELLVAIVPVAGQLDLKALAEAAGCKKCEMAAADSAQRATGYLVGGISPLGQKKRLRTFLDASAQVLPSLHVSAGRRGLEVELAPADLLRLTAGHFAAIGKAR